A single region of the Nocardioides aquaticus genome encodes:
- a CDS encoding response regulator transcription factor has protein sequence MTSPSRPVSDDDRAGRTASPAPRRALVVDDQADQRELMSTTLTRAGLAVETAASGEEAVEMVHLGDPDLVTLDVSMPGIDGIETCRRIRDVSDAYVIMVTSRDAELDRLLGLEVGADDYLVKPCSPRELVARASALLRRPRQGVARSVTAPEAVTRAAAGAPAPAPVPYPVRLPPGPGPGPAPVAGVLDAGGGLLLHPVRHVALLEGEPLPLTPSEVDLLAALLQPPLRTWWRTELVREVWQGDFMESDFLVDVHVASLRRKLRRAAPGRDWIRTVDGSGYRYTPGT, from the coding sequence ATGACCTCCCCGTCGCGCCCCGTCAGCGACGACGACCGCGCCGGGCGCACGGCGTCGCCGGCCCCGCGCCGCGCGCTCGTGGTCGACGACCAGGCCGACCAGCGCGAGCTGATGAGCACGACCCTCACCCGCGCCGGTCTCGCGGTCGAGACAGCGGCCAGCGGCGAGGAGGCGGTCGAGATGGTGCACCTGGGCGACCCCGACCTGGTCACGCTCGACGTGTCGATGCCGGGCATCGACGGGATCGAGACCTGTCGTCGGATCCGCGACGTCAGTGACGCGTACGTGATCATGGTGACCAGCCGGGACGCCGAGCTGGACCGGCTGCTCGGCCTCGAGGTCGGGGCCGACGACTACCTGGTCAAGCCCTGCTCGCCACGCGAGCTGGTCGCGCGGGCCTCGGCCCTGCTGCGGCGTCCGCGCCAGGGCGTCGCCCGCTCGGTCACCGCGCCGGAGGCCGTGACCCGCGCCGCGGCGGGAGCGCCGGCCCCGGCGCCGGTCCCGTACCCCGTCCGGCTCCCCCCGGGCCCGGGCCCGGGCCCCGCCCCGGTCGCCGGGGTCCTGGACGCCGGGGGCGGCCTGCTGCTGCACCCGGTACGCCACGTGGCGCTGCTCGAGGGCGAGCCGCTCCCGCTGACGCCCTCGGAGGTGGACCTGCTCGCCGCCCTGCTGCAGCCTCCGCTGCGGACGTGGTGGCGCACCGAGCTCGTGCGCGAGGTGTGGCAGGGCGACTTCATGGAGTCCGACTTCCTGGTCGACGTGCACGTCGCGTCGCTGCGACGCAAGCTGAGGCGCGCCGCCCCCGGACGCGACTGGATCCGCACCGTGGACGGCTCCGGCTACCGGTACACGCCGGGCACCTGA
- a CDS encoding PP2C family protein-serine/threonine phosphatase, which yields MASRSKHNAAPGGRSSEDRTSSPVPVAATHLVGETDVDRSGGPVIPPPVLPGQDSPHAWCPPVPPPRRPPAAHAARPAGHGPPAGDALGPRAARGRGPASARPRQPRARGLGPAGAVRPDHPAGLPVAVDADGLHHRAGPRPGLVAQRRRLPPGTPSSAPRDETLCDTTQGLGDTLVVEDARQDPRFADLPMVEAGMLVSYAGVPLRDSMGHVLGSLCISDTKPRRLDADDLDTLTDLARWAEQELTASSEMRQARQVQTSMLPVLPVSTEEWEVAGMCLPALAVGGDFYDYTVTDDVLHVMLGDVMGKGTGAALVGAGIRAALRGTTPAVVAGVDLGVTTTQVARSVNTDLERAESFVTLVQAAVDLDDGTARYVDGGAGLGLVVHHDGTCTRLSSLDRPIGVLPDDHWTEHELDLHPGDRLVLFSDGLLDLLEDPMTWWEPVEAMVREAEDVSDLLGSVGLLARRRTPLDDVTAVGVFRTPRFHGPRPVRLDGGA from the coding sequence ATGGCATCCCGATCCAAGCACAACGCGGCGCCCGGGGGCCGCTCCTCGGAAGACCGGACGAGTTCGCCCGTTCCGGTTGCCGCGACCCACCTCGTCGGTGAGACTGACGTGGACCGGTCGGGGGGCCCGGTCATCCCGCCCCCCGTGCTCCCCGGACAGGACTCCCCCCATGCCTGGTGCCCCCCAGTCCCTCCCCCACGACGCCCACCAGCAGCCCACGCCGCCCGGCCAGCAGGCCACGGTCCACCCGCTGGTGACGCCCTCGGCCCGCGCGCTGCGCGCGGTCGAGGACCAGCGTCAGCGCGCCCTCGACAGCCTCGCGCTCGAGGACTCGGGCCAGCAGGAGCGGTTCGACCGGATCACCCGGCTGGCCTGCCGGTCGCTGTCGATGCCGATGGCCTACATCACCGTGCTGGACCGCGACCGGGCCTGGTGGCCCAGCGCCGCCGGCTTCCCCCGGGCACCCCCTCCTCCGCACCGCGCGACGAGACCCTGTGCGACACCACCCAGGGCCTGGGCGACACCCTGGTCGTCGAGGACGCCCGGCAGGACCCCCGCTTCGCGGACCTGCCCATGGTCGAGGCCGGCATGCTGGTCTCCTACGCGGGCGTGCCGCTGCGCGACTCCATGGGCCACGTCCTGGGCAGCCTCTGCATCTCGGACACCAAGCCGCGCCGCCTCGACGCCGACGACCTCGACACCCTCACCGACCTCGCCCGGTGGGCCGAGCAGGAGCTGACCGCCTCGAGCGAGATGCGCCAGGCGCGCCAGGTGCAGACCTCGATGCTGCCGGTGCTGCCGGTCTCCACCGAGGAGTGGGAGGTGGCCGGGATGTGCCTGCCCGCCCTCGCCGTCGGCGGCGACTTCTACGACTACACCGTCACCGACGACGTGCTGCACGTGATGCTCGGCGACGTGATGGGCAAGGGCACCGGCGCCGCCCTGGTCGGCGCCGGTATCCGCGCGGCGCTGCGCGGCACCACCCCCGCCGTCGTCGCCGGCGTCGACCTCGGGGTGACCACCACCCAGGTGGCCCGCTCGGTGAACACCGACCTCGAGCGCGCGGAGTCCTTCGTGACCCTGGTCCAGGCCGCGGTCGACCTCGACGACGGCACGGCCCGCTACGTCGACGGCGGCGCCGGGCTCGGACTGGTCGTGCACCACGACGGCACCTGCACCCGCCTGTCGAGCCTCGACCGGCCGATCGGGGTGCTGCCCGACGACCACTGGACCGAGCACGAGCTCGACCTCCACCCCGGCGACCGCCTGGTCCTGTTCAGCGACGGCCTGCTCGACCTGCTCGAGGACCCGATGACCTGGTGGGAGCCGGTCGAGGCGATGGTGCGCGAGGCCGAGGACGTCAGCGACCTGCTCGGTTCGGTGGGCCTGCTGGCCAGGCGTCGCACGCCGCTGGACGACGTCACCGCGGTCGGCGTCTTCCGCACCCCCCGGTTCCACGGGCCCCGCCCCGTCCGCCTCGATGGTGGGGCATGA
- a CDS encoding glycosyltransferase family 2 protein, with protein sequence MAARAITYPHRTWILDDGSREEMRDLAQRLDIGWITRSADWAGHARHAKAGNLNNALLATEGEFLLILDADQVPSPDILDRTLGYFDDEKMALVQTPQWFENVPDHDPLGSQAPLFYGPIQQSKDGWNSAFFCGSNAVIRREALMLLGVSRYVGEVEVGVHRALRTARTVVRSALRGLDEDDAVVRDALEAIEYEVGKARRRLGRGEALFDVTYRFQERVAVIRRRLVSADLVALQADLAVIAELEGIAADPDLDLATVDEDALRRMSQRDFSPLGAVDTVEALVRAVDVDRGDEAQAIMPMATISVTEDMATCMRLHGLGWHTAYHDEVLAVGLAPEDLQTMLTQRLRWAQGTIQVMLRENPLTQRGLNLAQRLMYFGTMWSYLAGFAALVYIGAPVLYLAFGVLPVQAFSADFFWRLIPFLVFNQLLFTVVANGRPTWRGQQYSLALFPVWIRSVTSAVGNVWLGRSLDFAVTPKTKQAQESLPWHLVKPQLWAMAILLGGAVVGVVRLAVGQAEPLATGINLFWVAFDLLIFSVIISAVRYRGFDPAVHGLPTPPRGSCDAPDRAEQVARIVHQHTDQTQGAS encoded by the coding sequence GTGGCCGCGCGCGCCATCACCTACCCGCACCGGACCTGGATCCTGGACGACGGCAGCCGCGAGGAGATGCGCGACCTCGCGCAGCGTCTCGACATCGGGTGGATCACCCGCAGCGCGGACTGGGCCGGGCACGCCCGGCACGCCAAGGCCGGCAACCTCAACAACGCGCTGCTCGCCACCGAGGGCGAGTTCCTGCTCATCCTCGACGCCGACCAGGTCCCCTCCCCCGACATCCTGGACCGCACCCTCGGCTACTTCGACGACGAGAAGATGGCGTTGGTGCAGACGCCGCAGTGGTTCGAGAACGTCCCGGACCACGACCCGCTCGGCAGCCAGGCCCCGCTGTTCTACGGTCCGATCCAGCAGAGCAAGGACGGGTGGAACTCCGCGTTCTTCTGCGGCTCGAACGCCGTCATCCGCCGCGAGGCGCTGATGCTGCTCGGCGTCAGCCGCTACGTCGGCGAGGTCGAGGTCGGCGTGCACCGCGCCCTGCGCACCGCGCGCACCGTCGTCCGCAGCGCCCTGCGCGGCCTCGACGAGGACGACGCCGTGGTCCGAGACGCGCTCGAGGCCATCGAGTACGAGGTGGGCAAGGCCCGCCGCCGCCTCGGGCGGGGCGAGGCCCTGTTCGACGTCACCTACCGCTTCCAGGAGCGGGTGGCGGTGATCCGGCGCCGCCTGGTCTCCGCCGACCTGGTGGCGCTCCAGGCCGACCTCGCCGTGATCGCCGAGCTCGAGGGCATCGCCGCCGACCCCGACCTCGACCTGGCGACGGTCGACGAGGACGCCCTGCGCCGGATGTCGCAGCGCGACTTCTCCCCGCTCGGCGCCGTCGACACCGTCGAGGCCCTGGTCCGCGCGGTCGACGTCGACCGCGGCGACGAGGCGCAGGCGATCATGCCGATGGCCACGATCTCGGTCACCGAGGACATGGCGACCTGCATGCGGCTGCACGGCCTCGGCTGGCACACGGCGTACCACGACGAGGTGCTCGCCGTCGGGCTCGCCCCCGAGGACCTGCAGACCATGCTCACGCAGCGGCTGCGGTGGGCGCAGGGGACGATCCAGGTGATGCTGCGGGAGAACCCGCTGACCCAGCGCGGCCTCAACCTGGCCCAGCGGCTCATGTACTTCGGCACGATGTGGAGCTACCTCGCCGGGTTCGCGGCCCTGGTCTACATCGGCGCGCCGGTGCTCTACCTGGCCTTCGGGGTGCTGCCGGTGCAGGCCTTCAGCGCCGACTTCTTCTGGCGGCTGATCCCGTTCCTGGTCTTCAACCAGCTGCTGTTCACGGTGGTCGCCAACGGGCGGCCCACCTGGCGCGGCCAGCAGTACTCGTTGGCGCTCTTCCCGGTGTGGATCCGCTCGGTGACCTCCGCGGTCGGCAACGTGTGGTTGGGCCGGTCCCTGGACTTCGCGGTCACCCCGAAGACCAAGCAGGCCCAGGAGTCCCTTCCGTGGCACCTGGTGAAGCCCCAGCTCTGGGCGATGGCGATCCTGCTGGGCGGCGCGGTGGTCGGCGTCGTCCGGCTCGCCGTGGGCCAGGCCGAACCGCTGGCCACCGGCATCAACCTGTTCTGGGTCGCCTTCGACCTCCTCATCTTCTCCGTGATCATCAGCGCCGTGCGCTACCGCGGGTTCGACCCGGCCGTCCACGGCCTGCCGACCCCGCCGCGCGGCAGCTGCGACGCACCCGACCGGGCCGAGCAGGTCGCCCGGATCGTCCACCAGCACACCGACCAGACCCAGGGAGCCTCATGA
- a CDS encoding STAS domain-containing protein — MIEFGVDTTSEGIGVVTPRGRLNMVSARRLKDLLAELVDGGTTRIVVDMGETTFLDSSGLGALIAGLKSARQAGGDLRVARPTPAVHSVFEMTNLDRVLRARDTVEGAFDA; from the coding sequence ATGATCGAGTTCGGAGTCGACACCACCAGCGAGGGGATCGGGGTGGTCACACCGCGGGGACGGCTCAACATGGTCTCGGCGCGCCGCCTCAAGGACCTGCTCGCCGAGCTCGTCGACGGCGGCACCACACGGATCGTGGTGGACATGGGAGAGACCACCTTCCTGGACTCCTCCGGTCTCGGCGCGCTGATCGCCGGGCTCAAGTCGGCCCGGCAGGCCGGCGGCGACCTCCGCGTCGCCCGGCCCACGCCTGCGGTGCACAGCGTGTTCGAGATGACCAACCTGGACCGCGTCCTGCGCGCCCGCGACACCGTCGAGGGGGCGTTCGATGCCTGA
- a CDS encoding ATP-binding protein yields the protein MPDPALDPVGSEEGSSTRFEVEMAAHEGAIDHAQDLVEKLFGEHPDVSGRDRFRFETAVVEVLANVVEHAFSGDEASGQRRLRLTLAATPTELTALLADNGEPAGVDLSAVIMPGEDAESGRGLALALAAVDDLQYRHVEGRNYWDLRCHRDT from the coding sequence ATGCCTGACCCGGCCCTGGACCCGGTCGGGTCCGAGGAGGGTTCGTCGACCCGGTTCGAGGTCGAGATGGCTGCGCACGAGGGTGCCATCGACCACGCGCAGGACCTCGTCGAGAAGCTGTTCGGCGAGCACCCCGACGTGTCGGGGCGCGACCGCTTCCGGTTCGAGACCGCGGTCGTGGAGGTGCTGGCCAACGTCGTCGAGCACGCCTTCTCCGGTGACGAGGCCTCCGGCCAGCGACGCCTGCGGCTGACGCTCGCGGCGACCCCGACCGAGCTGACCGCCCTGCTCGCCGACAACGGCGAGCCCGCGGGCGTGGACCTGAGCGCGGTGATCATGCCGGGCGAGGACGCGGAGTCCGGACGCGGTCTCGCGCTCGCCCTCGCCGCCGTGGACGACCTGCAGTACCGCCACGTCGAGGGCAGGAACTACTGGGACCTGCGGTGCCACCGCGACACCTGA
- the opgC gene encoding OpgC domain-containing protein produces MPPRHLTTAGTDRTGPALLLVVLLLAVLGPLLAAAPAGAVDTEGDPSPTAPPAAPLGAPWFGPGLDWTDDRADEYADRLGEVPSLYGQRVHYPLEGDDRTFLRQFVQQAATQGAVAVVDLEPQVALDDLTAADAQDLADELAGLHRELDTYFLVRFAPEMNGSWVTWGQQPLKYADAFRTVADAVHATTDQVAMVWSPAYGSGYPFGDAFGAVGKSGPSDTAALDTDGDGALTDADDPYGPYYPGDEAVDWVGLSLYYFGQRGAFGDNDLPRDGEYAERLDEEWGYATTQDRDVREPFYERFAREDQPMLVETGALFNPDGAKQDETALKQAWWSQVLAEAEDHPLVAGITWLERVRAEAEVGGATVDWRAAEIGDLAEALGEDLAASDVTLGPITRVLDLETGAEATAQGRQPADVGAEMGWIVFCVVLGALLFLLAGVVGRLVPSWRYPDEHDPRDRRLDLFRGFIILAVVVTHIEVAGPYTYVTLNAVGAITGAEMFVLLSGVVLGMIYEPTVRKLGERRTAVAMWKRARKQYLVSLAVIVLVYVIGVLPFVTTAAITTFTDRGTGEDGSSTAGQVYDLYANFPRLFDYPPPWYAVKQLLLLEMGPWVFNIMGLFVVLSLLLPAMMWLVRRGLWWLLLAVSWVAFVYMALNEVHWLPSQFEFVFPLLTWQVAFTHGLVLGHYRARVQKALTGRWGVLGCTVFVVGYAVSLGWIWLGHRFGVPTPFPDSSYAWLYANAYTRIFLQPGRLVDLAFMLVVTYAVLTRMWKPIDRVIGWLWIPLGQASLYVFIVHVFFALAVANVPGLDRAVWWQGLVVHTVVIGLVWVMVTRKVLFSVIPR; encoded by the coding sequence GTGCCACCGCGACACCTGACCACCGCCGGGACCGACCGGACCGGACCTGCGCTCCTGCTGGTCGTCCTGCTGCTCGCCGTGCTCGGCCCGCTGCTGGCCGCGGCACCGGCGGGAGCGGTCGACACCGAGGGCGACCCGTCCCCGACCGCGCCGCCCGCGGCGCCGCTCGGGGCGCCCTGGTTCGGTCCCGGCCTGGACTGGACCGACGACCGCGCCGACGAGTACGCCGACCGCCTCGGCGAGGTGCCCTCCCTGTACGGGCAGCGCGTCCACTACCCGCTGGAGGGAGACGACCGCACCTTCCTGCGCCAGTTCGTCCAGCAGGCCGCCACCCAGGGCGCGGTCGCCGTCGTCGACCTGGAGCCGCAGGTCGCGCTCGACGACCTGACGGCGGCGGACGCCCAGGACCTGGCCGACGAGCTCGCCGGGCTGCACCGCGAGCTCGACACCTACTTCCTGGTCCGCTTCGCCCCGGAGATGAACGGCTCGTGGGTCACCTGGGGCCAGCAGCCGCTGAAGTACGCCGACGCGTTCCGGACCGTGGCCGACGCCGTCCACGCGACCACCGACCAGGTCGCGATGGTCTGGTCGCCGGCGTACGGCTCGGGCTACCCGTTCGGTGACGCCTTCGGCGCCGTCGGCAAGAGCGGTCCCTCGGACACCGCCGCGCTGGACACCGACGGCGACGGGGCGCTGACCGACGCCGACGACCCGTACGGCCCCTACTACCCCGGGGACGAGGCCGTCGACTGGGTGGGCCTGTCGTTGTACTACTTCGGTCAGCGCGGCGCGTTCGGCGACAACGACCTCCCCCGCGACGGCGAGTACGCGGAACGCCTCGACGAGGAGTGGGGCTACGCCACGACGCAGGACCGTGACGTGCGGGAGCCGTTCTACGAGCGCTTCGCACGCGAGGACCAGCCGATGCTGGTCGAGACCGGGGCGCTGTTCAACCCCGACGGCGCGAAGCAGGACGAGACCGCGCTCAAGCAGGCGTGGTGGTCGCAGGTGCTGGCCGAGGCCGAGGACCACCCGCTGGTGGCCGGGATCACCTGGCTCGAGCGGGTCCGGGCCGAGGCCGAGGTCGGCGGGGCCACCGTCGACTGGCGGGCCGCCGAGATCGGCGACCTGGCCGAGGCGCTCGGCGAGGACCTGGCGGCCTCGGACGTCACCCTGGGCCCGATCACCCGGGTGCTCGACCTGGAGACCGGTGCCGAGGCGACCGCCCAGGGACGCCAGCCGGCCGACGTCGGCGCCGAGATGGGCTGGATCGTCTTCTGCGTCGTGCTCGGTGCGCTGCTGTTCCTGCTGGCCGGGGTGGTCGGGCGGCTCGTGCCGTCCTGGCGCTACCCGGACGAGCACGACCCCCGTGACCGCCGCCTGGACCTGTTCCGGGGCTTCATCATCCTGGCCGTGGTGGTCACCCACATCGAGGTGGCCGGGCCCTACACCTACGTCACCCTCAACGCCGTCGGCGCGATCACCGGCGCCGAGATGTTCGTGCTGCTCTCGGGCGTCGTGCTCGGCATGATCTACGAGCCGACCGTCCGCAAGCTGGGCGAGCGGCGTACCGCGGTCGCGATGTGGAAGCGCGCGCGCAAGCAGTACCTGGTCTCGCTCGCGGTGATCGTCCTCGTCTACGTCATCGGGGTGCTGCCGTTCGTCACCACCGCGGCGATCACCACGTTCACCGACCGCGGCACCGGCGAGGACGGCTCCTCGACCGCGGGTCAGGTCTACGACCTCTACGCGAACTTCCCGCGCCTGTTCGACTACCCGCCGCCGTGGTACGCCGTGAAGCAGCTGCTGCTGCTCGAGATGGGCCCGTGGGTCTTCAACATCATGGGGCTGTTCGTGGTGCTGAGCCTGCTGCTGCCGGCCATGATGTGGCTGGTCCGCCGCGGGCTGTGGTGGCTGCTGCTCGCCGTCTCCTGGGTGGCGTTCGTCTACATGGCGCTGAACGAGGTGCACTGGCTGCCGTCGCAGTTCGAGTTCGTCTTCCCGCTGCTCACCTGGCAGGTCGCGTTCACGCACGGCCTGGTGCTCGGCCACTACCGGGCGCGGGTGCAGAAGGCGCTCACCGGACGCTGGGGCGTGCTGGGCTGCACGGTGTTCGTGGTCGGCTACGCGGTCTCGCTCGGCTGGATCTGGCTCGGGCACCGGTTCGGGGTGCCCACCCCGTTCCCGGACTCCTCCTACGCCTGGCTCTACGCCAACGCCTACACCCGGATCTTCCTGCAGCCCGGCCGGCTGGTCGACCTCGCGTTCATGCTGGTCGTCACGTACGCCGTCCTGACCCGGATGTGGAAGCCGATCGACCGGGTCATCGGCTGGCTGTGGATCCCCCTGGGGCAGGCCAGCCTGTACGTCTTCATCGTCCACGTCTTCTTCGCCCTCGCGGTCGCGAACGTGCCGGGCCTGGACCGGGCCGTGTGGTGGCAGGGGCTGGTCGTGCACACCGTCGTGATCGGCCTGGTCTGGGTGATGGTGACGAGGAAGGTCCTGTTCTCGGTCATCCCGCGCTGA
- a CDS encoding MFS transporter — MPAPVAAPPLRAALAVWTVGLLIYLLAVFHRSSLAVAGLDATERFGISAAQLATFTMLQLLVYAGMQIPTGLLVDRFGPRRVLLSGVLLLSAAQAAFGLADTYGLALLARFFVGMGDALTFVCVLRLVASWFSPRRIPLVTQLTGPLGQLGAIGAALPMTWALSTVGWTTAYLATASLGLVLGVVGLVVLRDSPAQRSLSGAALSLSAVRASLAASWAHPGTRLGFWVHFTTQFSSTMLALLWGYPFLVRGEGRTPTEAGTLLTVMVLALAAAGPLVGWMVGRHPWHRSTLVISIVVSIVAVWTVVLLWPGEAPLWMLVVLVVVAGIGGPGSMVGFDLGRTSNPADRLASATGMINVGGFLASLLLVVAIGLVLDWRTPGPSTAYTPEAFRWAMSTQYVLWAVGLTQILRYRAKARRVIDRDALYAHLR, encoded by the coding sequence GTGCCCGCACCCGTCGCCGCACCGCCGCTGCGGGCCGCCCTCGCGGTCTGGACCGTGGGGCTGCTGATCTACCTGCTGGCGGTCTTCCACCGCAGCTCCCTGGCCGTGGCCGGCCTCGACGCCACCGAGCGGTTCGGCATCTCGGCCGCCCAGCTCGCGACGTTCACGATGCTCCAGCTGCTGGTCTACGCCGGCATGCAGATCCCGACCGGTCTCCTGGTGGACCGGTTCGGCCCGCGCCGGGTGCTGCTGTCCGGCGTCCTGCTGCTCTCGGCCGCGCAGGCCGCCTTCGGGCTGGCCGACACCTACGGGCTCGCGCTGCTGGCGCGGTTCTTCGTCGGGATGGGCGACGCCCTCACCTTCGTGTGCGTGCTGCGGCTGGTGGCCAGCTGGTTCTCGCCCCGGCGGATCCCGCTGGTCACGCAGCTCACCGGACCGCTCGGCCAGCTCGGCGCGATCGGTGCCGCGCTGCCGATGACCTGGGCGCTGAGCACCGTCGGGTGGACCACCGCGTACCTCGCGACGGCCTCGTTGGGTCTCGTGCTCGGGGTGGTCGGCCTGGTCGTGCTGCGCGACAGCCCGGCCCAGCGCAGCCTGAGCGGGGCGGCGCTGTCGCTCTCGGCGGTGCGCGCCAGCCTCGCGGCGTCCTGGGCGCACCCGGGCACCCGGCTCGGCTTCTGGGTCCACTTCACCACCCAGTTCAGCTCCACGATGCTGGCGCTGCTGTGGGGCTACCCGTTCCTGGTGCGCGGCGAGGGGCGTACGCCCACCGAGGCCGGCACCCTGCTGACCGTGATGGTGCTGGCCCTTGCCGCGGCCGGTCCGCTGGTCGGCTGGATGGTCGGCCGCCACCCGTGGCACCGCTCGACGCTGGTGATCAGCATCGTGGTGAGCATCGTTGCGGTGTGGACCGTCGTCCTGCTCTGGCCGGGCGAGGCGCCGCTGTGGATGCTGGTGGTGCTGGTCGTCGTGGCCGGCATCGGCGGTCCCGGGTCGATGGTCGGCTTCGACCTCGGCCGCACCTCCAACCCGGCCGACCGGCTCGCCAGCGCCACCGGGATGATCAACGTCGGCGGCTTCCTGGCCAGCCTGCTGCTGGTCGTGGCGATCGGGCTCGTGCTCGACTGGCGCACCCCGGGGCCGAGCACGGCGTACACGCCGGAGGCGTTCCGGTGGGCGATGAGCACCCAGTACGTCCTGTGGGCGGTCGGGCTGACCCAGATCCTGCGCTACCGCGCCAAGGCCCGGCGCGTGATCGACCGCGACGCGCTCTACGCTCACCTGCGCTGA
- the uvrB gene encoding excinuclease ABC subunit UvrB, translating to MRPVTDLERRVAPFQVVSDYQPAGDQPAAITEITKRIQGGVEDVVLLGATGTGKTATVAWVAEQVQRPLLVLQPNKTLAAQFANELRQLFPDNAVEYFVSYYDYYQPEAYVPQTDTYIEKDSSINEEVERLRHSATNSLLTRRDVIVVSTVSCIYGLGTPQEYVDRMLRLRVGEERDRDSILRQLVEIQYTRNDMSFTRGTFRVRGDTLEIFPVYEEHAVRIEFFGDEIERLMSLHAVTGEVLTEDQELYVFPATHYVAGPERMERAVAGIEAELEEQLAVFERQGKLLEAQRLRMRTTYDIEMMRQVGSCAGIENYSMHMDGRSRGSAPNCLLDYFPEDYLLVVDESHVAVPQIGGMYEGDMSRKRNLVDHGFRLPSAMDNRPLRWEEFLERIGQTIYLSATPGDYELDKVQGDTVEQIIRPTGLIDPEVVIKPTKGQIDDLIHEIRTRTEKDERVLVTTLTKKMSEDLTDYLLDAGLRTRYLHSEVDTLRRIELLRELRMGEYDVLVGINLLREGLDLPEVSLVSILDADKEGFLRSDKSLIQTIGRAARNVSGQVHMYADKITPSMEKAIDETNRRRDKQIAYNTEAGVDPQPLRKKIADITEMLSREGEDTEALLATWAGTAAKGRAGGVKAKQPVPALSAEASGRQAKDLAGMPSADLAQLIQDLTEQMRGAAAELQFEVAARMRDEISDLKKELRQMMEATK from the coding sequence ATGCGTCCCGTCACCGATCTCGAGCGCCGTGTCGCGCCGTTCCAGGTCGTCTCCGACTACCAGCCCGCCGGTGACCAGCCGGCGGCCATCACCGAGATCACCAAGCGGATCCAGGGCGGCGTCGAGGACGTCGTCCTCCTCGGCGCCACCGGCACCGGCAAGACGGCCACCGTGGCGTGGGTGGCCGAGCAGGTGCAGCGTCCCCTGCTGGTCCTGCAGCCCAACAAGACCCTCGCCGCGCAGTTCGCCAACGAGCTGCGCCAGCTGTTCCCGGACAACGCGGTCGAGTACTTCGTCTCGTACTACGACTACTACCAGCCCGAGGCCTACGTCCCCCAGACCGACACCTACATCGAGAAGGACTCCTCCATCAACGAGGAGGTCGAGCGGCTGCGCCACTCGGCGACCAACTCGCTGCTGACCCGGCGCGACGTGATCGTGGTCTCCACCGTGTCGTGCATCTACGGCCTGGGCACCCCGCAGGAGTACGTCGACCGGATGCTGCGGCTGCGGGTGGGCGAGGAGCGCGACCGCGACTCGATCCTGCGCCAGCTGGTCGAGATCCAGTACACGCGCAACGACATGAGCTTCACCCGCGGCACCTTCCGGGTCCGCGGCGACACCCTCGAGATCTTCCCGGTCTACGAGGAGCACGCGGTGCGGATCGAGTTCTTCGGCGACGAGATCGAGCGGCTGATGAGCCTGCACGCCGTGACCGGCGAGGTGCTCACCGAGGACCAGGAGCTGTACGTCTTCCCGGCCACGCACTACGTCGCCGGGCCGGAGCGGATGGAGCGCGCGGTCGCCGGGATCGAGGCCGAGCTCGAGGAGCAGCTGGCCGTCTTCGAGCGGCAGGGCAAGCTGCTCGAGGCGCAGCGGCTGCGGATGCGCACGACGTACGACATCGAGATGATGCGGCAGGTCGGGTCGTGCGCGGGCATCGAGAACTACTCGATGCACATGGACGGGCGCAGCCGCGGCTCGGCGCCGAACTGCCTGCTGGACTACTTCCCCGAGGACTACCTCCTGGTGGTCGACGAGTCGCACGTCGCGGTCCCGCAGATCGGCGGGATGTACGAGGGCGACATGTCGCGCAAGCGCAACCTGGTCGACCACGGCTTCCGGCTGCCCAGCGCCATGGACAACCGGCCGCTGCGCTGGGAGGAGTTCCTGGAGCGGATCGGGCAGACCATCTACCTCTCGGCCACCCCGGGCGACTACGAGCTCGACAAGGTCCAGGGCGACACCGTCGAGCAGATCATCCGACCGACCGGCCTGATCGACCCCGAGGTCGTGATCAAGCCGACCAAGGGCCAGATCGACGACCTGATCCACGAGATCCGCACCCGCACCGAGAAGGACGAGCGGGTCCTGGTCACGACGCTGACCAAGAAGATGTCGGAGGACCTCACCGACTACCTCCTCGACGCCGGGCTGCGCACCCGCTACCTGCACTCCGAGGTGGACACCCTGCGCCGCATCGAGCTGCTCCGCGAGCTGCGGATGGGCGAGTACGACGTCCTGGTCGGCATCAACCTGCTGCGCGAGGGCCTCGACCTGCCCGAGGTGTCGCTGGTGTCGATCCTGGACGCCGACAAGGAGGGCTTCCTGCGCTCGGACAAGTCGCTGATCCAGACCATCGGTCGCGCGGCTCGCAACGTGTCGGGCCAGGTCCACATGTACGCCGACAAGATCACGCCCTCCATGGAGAAGGCGATCGACGAGACCAACCGGCGTCGCGACAAGCAGATCGCGTACAACACCGAGGCCGGGGTCGACCCGCAGCCGCTGCGCAAGAAGATCGCCGACATCACCGAGATGCTGTCCCGCGAGGGCGAGGACACCGAGGCGCTGCTGGCGACCTGGGCCGGGACCGCCGCGAAGGGCCGCGCCGGTGGGGTCAAGGCGAAGCAGCCGGTGCCGGCGCTGTCGGCCGAGGCGTCGGGACGACAGGCCAAGGACCTCGCCGGCATGCCGAGCGCCGACCTGGCCCAGCTGATCCAGGACCTCACCGAGCAGATGCGGGGCGCGGCCGCCGAGCTGCAGTTCGAGGTCGCCGCGCGGATGCGCGACGAGATCTCGGACCTCAAGAAGGAGCTCCGCCAGATGATGGAGGCGACCAAGTGA